A window of Chaetodon auriga isolate fChaAug3 chromosome 2, fChaAug3.hap1, whole genome shotgun sequence contains these coding sequences:
- the LOC143329729 gene encoding odorant receptor 131-2-like, with amino-acid sequence MTTVVLCIAINYVNSILVYTFSRHQVFSMNPRYILYIHLVINDIILLTMFTLLQVLSYIMFTLYVSFCIVGLMIVIFASQNNPLTLAVMAVECYIAICFPLRHAQICSIKKTYIVIGLLWAINTFSFLPELFVVMATESLEFFHSRVFCLRENVFRQPYFKTKRDASNIVFLVIVWLTLFYTYLQILFTAKAAAADARKARNTILLHGFQLLLCMLTYGYNAMIEGLTYLFPKGVLDIRYTVAILLQVLPRLISPVIYGLRDKMFRQYLKRYRICSVQVKTHPHKTLKRPL; translated from the exons ATGACGACTGTGGTTCTCTGCATCGCCATCAACTATGTCAACAGTATTCTGGTatacacattcagcagacatcAG GTTTTCAGTATGAACCCTCGATACATCCTGTACATCCATCTGGTTATCAATGATATTATCCTGTTGACCATGTTCACACTTCTTCAGGTCCTGAGTTACATCATGTTCACTCTTTATGTCTCTTTTTGTATAGTTGGGCTAATGATTGTTATATTTGCAAGTCAAAACAATCCTCTAACACTAGCTGTGATGGCAGTGGAGTGTTACATCGCCATATGCTTCCCTCTGCGCCACGCCCAGATCTGTTCAATCAAGAAAACATACATTGTGATTGGCTTATTATGggcaataaatacattttcattccTTCCTGAATTATTTGTCGTAATGGCAACAGAATCCCTGGAATTCTTTCATTCCAGAGTTTTTTGTCtgagggaaaatgttttcagacagcCCTActtcaaaacaaagagagacgCATCCAACATAGTGTTTCTGGTTATTGTTTGGCTCACTCTTTTCTACACATACTTACAAATCCTTTTCACTGCAAAGGCGGCTGCTGCAGACGCCAGGAAAGCAAGGAACACTATCCTCCTCCATGGCTTCCAGCTACTGTTGTGTATGCTCACCTACGGTTATAATGCTATGATAGAAGGTCTGACATACTTGTTCCCAAAAGGGGTACTGGATATTCGTTATACTGTCGCAATACTTCTTCAAGTTCTGCCTCGACTCATCAGTCCAGTTATTTATGGGCTACGAGACAAGATGTTCAGGCAGTACCTGAAAAGATACAGGATCTGTTCTGTACAAGTTAAAACTCATCCACATAAAACTCTGAAGAGGCCATTATAA
- the LOC143332372 gene encoding odorant receptor 131-2-like: MNFTPGDSNVTVAVNYRDAFVLAVGKNVTIIVLGITINYINGTMVHTFNKHHIFKANPRFILFIHLVFSDMIQLTTSISLFVFTYTLHTIYVSLCCLLILPAIFTTQNTPLNLAFMAAECYIAVCIPLRYNYICTVKRTYIVIGMIWTLSSLSVLPDVIILLATEPLEFMNSRVFCSRDTVFRSTYSVKKRDASHILFLVGVWLTLFYTYFRILFVAKAADANAKKARNTILLHGFQLLLCMITYVRLMLIQELSFAFPGSIASINFVAFIVSQILPRFISPIIYGLRDKTFRKYFKRYLCAVNIH, from the exons ATGAATTTCACACCGGGGGACAGCAATGTAACAGTAGCTGTGAATTACCGGGATGCGTTTGTTTTGGCTGTTGGCAAGAATGTGACCATTATTGTCCTTGGCATCACCATCAACTACATCAACGGCACAATGGTCCATACATTCAACAAGCATCAT ATCTTCAAGGCGAACCCTCGCTTTATCCTTTTCATCCACCTGGTGTTCAGTGACATGATCCAGCTGACAACAAGcatttccctctttgtcttcaCTTACACCCTCCACACCATATAcgtctccctctgctgtctcctcaTCTTGCCAGCCATCTTCACCACACAAAACACCCCTCTGAACTTAGCTTTCATGGCAGCAGAGTGCTACATTGCTGTCTGTATTCCCCTCCGCTACAACTACATATGTACAGTCAAAAGAACGTATATTGTGATTGGCATGATCTGGACATTGAGTTCATTGTCTGTCCTTCCAGATGTCATCATCCTTTTGGCCACTGAACCTCTGGAGTTCATGAATTCAAGAGTGTTCTGCTCCAGGGATACAGTGTTTCGGAGTACTTACAGTGTGAAGAAGAGGGATGCGTCTCACATATTGTTTCTTGTGGGGGTTTGGCTCACTCTGTTCTACACTTACTTCAGAATTCTGTTTGTGGCCAAAGCTGCTGACGCAAACGCTAAAAAGGCAAGAAACACAATCCTCCTTCATggctttcagctgctgttgtgtatGATAACTTATGTGCGACTGATGTTAATTCAAGAGCTGTCATTCGCGTTCCCAGGGAGTATAGCATCCATAAATTTTGTTGCCTTTATTGTAAGCCAAATCCTCCCTCGCTTTATTAGTCCTATCATCTACGGGTTACGAGACAAGACTTTCAGGAAGTACTTCAAAAGGTATCTGTGTGCAGTAAACATCCACTGA
- the LOC143329749 gene encoding odorant receptor 131-2-like, whose amino-acid sequence MNSSSYGHNVSSALSYRDSYTTSVAKNVVVLALGLIISYINGTLIQTFRKHQIFHMNPRYILFIHLVVNDMIQLTTTISLFLFSYIFYKINVALCCLILTFSVFTTLNTPLNLAVMAVECYIAVCLPLRHAELCTIKRTYILIGSIWAMSAVSTLPDVFIILATEPVQFFHSTIFCEKDTMFRHPINLKKRDISYTICLIGVCLTLLYTYFKVVLAAKKAKGAKSADGDAKKVRNTILLHGFQLLLCMLTYVAPVLKKSLYYWSPKHYLHGVFVSYIFIQVLPRLVSPVVYGLRDKTFRQHLKKHLLCTVRTSIKPWTAAKFS is encoded by the exons ATGAATTCATCATCTTATGGCCATAATGTGTCGAGTGCTCTGAGTTATCGAGACTCTTACACCACATCTGTGGCCAAAAATGTGGTTGTTCTGGCTCTTGGCCTTATCATCAGCTATATCAATGGTACCCTGATTCAGACCTTCAGAAAACACCAG aTATTTCATATGAATCCTCGGTACATCCTATTCATCCACCTGGTGGTGAACGATATGATACAGCTGACTACAACAAtaagtctcttcctcttcagttaTATATTCTACAAAATTAATGTTGCCCTTTGCTGCCTCATTCTTACCTTTTCTGTCTTCACCACCCTCAACACTCCATTAAATTTAGCTGTCATGGCAGTGGAGTGCTACATTGCTGTTTGTTTACCACTGCGACATGCTGAGTTGTGTACAATCAAAAGAACATATATTCTGATTGGCTCGATTTGGGCCATGAGTGCTGTCTCAACCCTGCCAGATGTGTTTATTATTCTAGCAACAGAGCCTGTACAGTTCTTTCATTCCACAATTTTTTGTGAGAAGGATACAATGTTCCGACACCCTATAAACTTAAAAAAGAGGGATATTTCCTACACTATTTGCCTAATTGGTGTTTGTCTCACTCTCCTCTACACTTACTTCAAGGTTGTCTTAGCTGCTAAAAAAGCTAAGGGTGCAAAATCAGCTGACGGAGACGCAAAGAAGGTCAGGAATACAATCCTGCTCCATGGCTTTCAGCTACTGTTGTGTATGCTAACCTATGTAGCCCCTGTGTTAAAAAAGTCTCTGTATTACTGGTCTCCTAAACATTATCTACATGGAGTCTTTGTTTCCTACATCTTCATCCAGGTGCTTCCCAGGTTAGTCAGTCCTGTTGTGTACGGGCTACGAGACAAGACATTTAGACAGCATTTGAAAAAGCATCTGCTGTGTACAGTGAGAACGAGCATCAAACCATGGACTGCAGCGAAATTTAGTTGA
- the LOC143329804 gene encoding odorant receptor 131-2-like has product MNVSSANVTVVGRYQDSFLKAVTKNVVVVVLGISINYINAGLIHTFSKHQIFYMNPRYVLFFHLVVNDMIQVMLTVILFVLSYTIYKINASICCAFILLALFTTENTPLNLACMAVECYIAICFPLRHVQICTIKRTLMLIGLIWTTSMFSVLSDLFITLATQPLDLFHSRVFCLRETVFPNPLIIKKRDITYSVLLVIVWITIFYIYFKILLTAKTASKDAKKARNTILLHGFQLLLCMATYAAPQLLNVLKQWFPENYTDSLFASYIIVQILPRSISPIIYGLRDNTFRKYLKRYLLCTPYCKQPFKNLT; this is encoded by the exons ATGAATGTGTCATCTGCCAATGTGACAGTGGTTGGTCGGTATCAAGATTCCTTCTTGAAAGCTGTGACCAAGAATGTTGTTGTCGTGGTTCTCGGGATCTCCATCAACTACATCAATGCAGGCCTCATTCACACCTTTAGCAAACACCAG ATCTTCTACATGAATCCTCGGTACGTCCTGTTTTTTCACTTGGTGGTCAACGACATGATCCAAGTGATGCTGACCGTCATCCTGTTTGTCCTCAGCTACACCATCTACAAAATAAATGCCTCCATCTGCTGCGCCTTCATCCTGCTCGCACTTTTCACCACTGAAAACACTCCTCTGAACCTGGCTTGCATGGCGGTGGAGTGCTACATCGCCATCTGCTTTCCCCTTCGCCATGTGCAGATCTGTACCATCAAGAGAACTTTAATGCTGATTGGTTTAATCTGGACaacaagcatgttttctgttctgtctgatCTCTTTATCACTTTGGCCACACAGCCTCTGGACTTATTTCATTCTCGTGTGTTCTGCCTCAGGGAAACTGTCTTCCCAAATCCCCTCATCATCAAGAAGAGAGATATCACGTATTCAGTGTTGCTGGTTATAGTTTGGATCACTATCTTTTACATTTACTTTAAGATCCTCCTCACTGCAAAAACAGCTAGCAAAGATGCTAAGAAAGCCAGAAACACAATCCTCCTCCATgggtttcagctgctgttgtgcatGGCAACATATGCAGCCCCCCAGTTATTAAATGTTCTGAAGCAATGGTTCCCTGAGAACTATACAGACTCACTCTTTGCTTCCTATATTATTGTACAGATCCTGCCACGATCCATTAGTCCAATCATCTATGGCTTACGAGACAATACTTTCAGGAAGTACTTGAAAAGGTATCTGTTGTGTACACCATACTGTAAGCAACCATTCAAAAACTTGACCTAA
- the LOC143329811 gene encoding odorant receptor 131-2-like: MNTSSANVTVVLQYRDSFTKAVSKNVIVVVLGISINYINAGLIHTFCKHQIFYMNPRYILYIHLVVNDMIQVTLTLILFIISYILYKINASICCTFILLIVSTTENTPLNLACMAVECYIAICFPLRHVHICTIKRTLMLIGLIWTTSMSSALSDLFITLATQPLDLFHSRVFCLRETVFPNSLIIKKRDITYSVFLVIVWITIFYIYFKILFTAKTASKDAKKARNTILLHGFQLVLCMASYAAPQLKDALQKLSPRKDLDFLFASYIIVQILPRCISPFIYGLRDNTFRKYLKRYLLCKVP; this comes from the exons ATGAACACATCATCTGCCAACGTGACGGTGGTTTTACAGTATCGAGACTCCTTCACTAAAGCTGTGAGCAAGAATGTGATTGTCGTGGTTCTCGGGATCTCAATCAACTACATCAATGCAGGCCTCATTCACACCTTCTGCAAACACCAG ATCTTCTACATGAATCCTCGGTATATACTTTACATTCACTTGGTGGTCAACGACATGATCCAAGTGACCTTGACGCTCATCCTGTTCATCATCAGCTACATCCTCTACAAAATAAATGCCTCCATCTGTTGCACCTTCATCCTGCTTATtgtttccaccactgaaaacacTCCTCTGAACCTGGCTTGCATGGCGGTGGAGTGCTACATCGCCATCTGCTTCCCCCTTCGCCATGTGCACATCTGTACCATCAAGAGAACTTTAATGCTGATTGGTTTAATCTGGACAACAAGCATGtcttctgctctgtctgatCTCTTCATCACTTTGGCCACACAGCCTCTGGACTTATTTCATTCTCGTGTGTTCTGCCTCAGGGAAACTGTCTTCCCAAATTCCCTCATCATCAAGAAGAGGGATATCACGTATTCAGTGTTTCTGGTTATAGTTTGGATCACTATCTTTTACATTTACTTTAAGATCCTCTTCACTGCAAAAACAGCTAGCAAAGATGCTAAGAAAGCCAGAAACACAATCCTCCTCCATGGGTTTCAGCTGGTGCTTTGTATGGCTTCATATGCAGCCCCCCAGTTGAAAGATGCTCTGCAGAAATTGTCCCCTAGGAAAGATTTAGATTTCCTATTTGCTTCCTATATTATTGTACAGATCCTGCCACGATGCATTAGTCCCTTCATCTATGGCTTACGAGACAATACTTTCAGGAAGTACTTGAAAAGGTATCTGTTGTGTAAGGTACCTTAA